A stretch of the Uranotaenia lowii strain MFRU-FL chromosome 3, ASM2978415v1, whole genome shotgun sequence genome encodes the following:
- the LOC129755908 gene encoding uncharacterized protein LOC129755908, which produces MKTGPSNGIISYKSGRCKNSAIILQNSVIITTGLVLLQIRELFKDLNDDLRQDACLSGQKLESLEQFDFRTISKHQNHFVEKKVKIGCILYSKNIANTLVKYFQGLKISINGQVESIQDCVDLFSTLLIFQYEHCDYSLPALKHMFSNSFRTNSNKLRILDEIVCVGAPFGNENFINSFNFGHIANVFGENQSLALLNVSSTFGCQGCGVYDKNLNLRFVLLESNFIHHNGNVIFPLAANIEEFYKIIFPSHVLSKPVTPLPVFTNSVCLLESIGSWGSGCLFVMEKKYFILTCAHILNGEHIFCHYKGKNLKTDLIYKNPEYNTAFDIALLSVNSNFRFCDIGQLTHEKPKIGQTSTGERLYNTARACY; this is translated from the exons ATGAAG ACTGGCCCATCTAATGGTATTATCTCCTACAAATCTGGAAGGTGCAAAAACTCAGCCATCATCCTTCAAAATAGTGTCATAATAACCACAGGTCTCGTTCTGCTGCAGATAAGAGAattatttaaagatttgaacGATGATTTGAGGCAAGACGCCTGCCTTAGCGGTCAAAAACTAGAATCGTTGGAACAATTTGATTTTCGAACCATTAGCAAGCATCAGAATCATTTTGTTGAGAAGAAAGTAAAAATTGGGTGCATTctgtattcaaaaaatatagCCAACACACTTGTTAAGTATTTCCAAGGCTTGAAGATATCCATAAATGGTCAAGTGGAATCCATACAAGATTGtgtagatttattttcaactttgctGATATTTCAGTATGAGCATTGTGATTATTCTTTACCAGCTTTGAAACACATGTTTTCGAATAGTTTTCGAACTAATTCAAATAAACTTAGAATATTAGATGAAATAGTATGTGTTGGTGCTCCCTTTGGaaacgaaaatttcatcaatagttttaattttggacACATTGCCAACGTATTTGGAGAAAATCAAAGCTTAGCCTTGCTAAACGTGTCTTCTACTTTTGGATGCCAAGGATGTGGAGTTTACGATAAGAATTT aAATCTACGATTCGTTCTGCTGGAATCTAATTTCATTCATCATAATGGCAATGTAATCTTTCCATTGGCTGCTAATATAGAAGAAttctacaaaattatttttccgtCACATGTCTTGTCAAAACCCGTAACACCTCTGCCAGTTTTCACAAATTCAGTATGTTTGTTAGAATCGATCGGATCCTGGGGTAGCGGCTGTTTGTTCGTGatggagaaaaaatatttcattttaacatGCGCGCATATCTTAAACGGG gaacacattttttgtcattataaagggaaaaacttaaaaactgatCTGATCTACAAAAACCCAGAATATAACACAGCCTTCGATATCGCCTTATTGAGCgttaattcaaactttagattCTGTGATATTGGCCAATTGACGcacgaaaaaccaaaaattggaCAAACG TCTACCGGGGAAAGGTTGTACAATACAGCAAGGGCGTGCTACTAA